The following proteins come from a genomic window of Eisenibacter elegans DSM 3317:
- a CDS encoding S8 family serine peptidase, producing the protein MMREKVVGGDMRLYRIIFVWLCIIACNVGDALWAQSEGDYIAGKVVVKLKPHSTKDYSLTAAVRAQELASNTCNTIKLMRQQCFLEELPPARTTTSRRRAPQQAFPTDWALIYILDIDPNLPLAMVLNSLHQDPAVQYAEPLYKHYPLIQLPPNDPLIGSQYYLDNIRALQAWQLPAGQGDASVIVGVVDNGFDLTHPDLANQFVPGYDLANNDANPQAPFNHGTAVAGVGFAQVNNAIGIAGVGYQCRFMPLKVAPDSDQNNYVAAYAGVIYAAQNGCKVINMSWGRRGNPSQFEQDLLQSLVGQYDVVLVAAAGNDGDEGYFYPASYAQVLSVGGSNVDDERWSGSNFNDKVSLLAPGESVFTTLISNNYAVVSGTSFAAPQVAAAAALVRSKYPTLNALEVRALLMGTARTVSAQSVANQTGKLGTGVLDVAAALSQTPDFIHLQSAWLGFNNQGQWVLRAALKSVSALSNLQVAFICDSAFVQPIQSNISLGNVAAGADILLPADGLRFVLGSTPAPNSQTMFGLQFSADGAFSQTIYVRLNINPTNYLNFSVNQVSMGLNNVSALGRADYLNNFDPLPFTYRGQALFTEAGLVLGRSATQVSDALRAEPATLRNEAFTALNPAIVMPGTALDTKVVEALYTDIPNNIARSEVEVKQQVFAWSGGGADKYVIVEYRVRNLSPVTFPTLRVGLYADWNIQSITQNRSLWDAERRMAYAFDQPHQNLYGGLRLLTDQPNVLYAFDTDGAEGSLNIDDGFSLSEKWTALNNARNTAGGAGGNDIAQLLSVGINNLEPGQTSIVAFALLAGDNLTDLQMVADTALGRYQQARRSPVPNIDTLIMVCVGTSLNLSPTNGSRFRFYTQLPPASPLATGKTLFINNLKTAQTYYITNIDSLYESTPIRVRIVPLPYTHTMVAPDTFDLSSGQPLHLVAESAEAVSFLWDFGNGQTAPVAQPLPPNYVPGTYTLQLTTQNAQGCRHTSTKTLVVLDCANSRASFIADPPFLDLRTGQTAIFRGTTPQAAAWFWNLGAGQTSTAAQASRSFVFAGIYPIYLQTITPNGCRTDTTLMYEVRDRDPLTSIEQRLEEELRIYPNPSQGQVWVEIPELPQTYEWILYRIDGTAFATQTSQGGAAGVWYWERLPKGTYVLLIRWPEGQWVQKLMVR; encoded by the coding sequence ATGATGAGAGAAAAAGTTGTTGGGGGGGATATGCGCCTCTACCGTATCATTTTTGTATGGCTTTGTATCATCGCTTGCAATGTAGGCGACGCATTGTGGGCGCAAAGCGAAGGAGATTATATTGCAGGGAAAGTAGTTGTCAAGCTAAAGCCCCATAGTACCAAGGACTATAGCCTAACTGCTGCCGTGCGTGCTCAAGAATTGGCCTCCAACACCTGTAACACAATCAAACTAATGCGGCAGCAGTGTTTTTTGGAAGAGTTGCCCCCAGCACGCACTACCACAAGCCGGAGGCGTGCCCCTCAGCAAGCGTTTCCTACCGATTGGGCGCTGATATATATTCTCGACATAGACCCCAACCTACCGTTGGCTATGGTGCTGAATTCCTTGCACCAAGACCCTGCCGTACAATATGCAGAGCCTTTGTATAAGCATTATCCCCTAATACAGCTCCCACCCAACGACCCCCTAATAGGAAGCCAATACTATTTAGATAATATTCGGGCGCTACAAGCTTGGCAGTTGCCGGCAGGGCAGGGAGATGCCTCAGTGATTGTGGGCGTGGTAGACAATGGCTTTGACTTGACACACCCTGATTTGGCCAACCAGTTCGTGCCCGGCTATGATTTGGCCAACAACGATGCCAATCCCCAAGCACCCTTCAACCACGGCACAGCGGTGGCCGGAGTTGGGTTTGCCCAAGTAAACAATGCGATAGGCATTGCTGGTGTGGGCTATCAGTGTCGTTTTATGCCACTCAAAGTAGCCCCCGATAGCGACCAAAACAATTATGTGGCCGCATATGCCGGGGTGATTTATGCAGCTCAAAACGGCTGTAAAGTCATCAATATGTCTTGGGGGAGGCGTGGTAACCCCAGCCAGTTTGAGCAAGATTTGTTACAAAGCCTCGTCGGGCAATATGACGTGGTGTTGGTGGCTGCCGCCGGCAACGACGGTGATGAGGGGTACTTCTACCCAGCTAGCTATGCGCAGGTACTGTCTGTAGGAGGGAGCAATGTGGACGATGAGCGCTGGTCGGGGTCTAATTTTAATGATAAAGTAAGCTTGTTAGCCCCGGGTGAAAGTGTGTTTACGACCCTGATTAGCAATAACTATGCGGTTGTGAGCGGGACATCTTTTGCCGCACCACAAGTAGCGGCGGCGGCGGCATTGGTGCGGAGCAAATACCCCACACTCAATGCCTTAGAGGTAAGGGCATTGTTGATGGGAACAGCGCGTACAGTAAGCGCTCAGAGTGTGGCCAACCAAACAGGCAAGTTAGGAACAGGAGTACTCGATGTAGCTGCTGCGCTATCACAAACGCCCGATTTTATACACCTACAGTCGGCTTGGCTGGGTTTTAACAACCAAGGGCAATGGGTTTTGCGGGCTGCGCTCAAGAGTGTGTCGGCGCTCAGCAACCTACAAGTTGCTTTTATTTGCGATAGCGCCTTTGTACAACCCATACAGAGCAATATCTCCTTAGGCAATGTGGCTGCGGGAGCCGATATTTTACTGCCTGCCGATGGGTTGCGGTTTGTATTGGGCAGTACGCCCGCCCCCAACAGCCAGACAATGTTTGGCCTACAATTCAGTGCCGATGGAGCGTTTAGCCAAACAATCTATGTACGGCTCAATATCAACCCAACCAACTACCTCAACTTTTCTGTCAATCAAGTCAGTATGGGGCTGAATAATGTCTCTGCCTTGGGGCGTGCTGATTATCTGAATAATTTCGATCCTTTGCCTTTTACATACCGGGGGCAGGCTTTGTTTACAGAGGCTGGGTTGGTGTTGGGGCGTAGCGCCACGCAGGTCTCGGACGCACTGCGGGCGGAGCCGGCAACCTTGCGCAATGAGGCTTTTACGGCCCTAAATCCGGCAATAGTAATGCCCGGAACCGCACTCGATACCAAGGTAGTAGAAGCCTTATATACTGATATTCCCAATAATATCGCCCGCAGCGAGGTAGAGGTGAAGCAACAGGTATTTGCTTGGAGTGGCGGCGGAGCCGACAAATATGTGATTGTAGAATACCGAGTGCGCAACCTGAGCCCTGTTACTTTCCCAACCTTGCGCGTGGGGCTGTATGCCGACTGGAACATCCAATCTATCACCCAAAACCGCAGCCTTTGGGATGCGGAGCGCCGGATGGCTTATGCCTTCGACCAGCCACATCAGAATCTTTATGGAGGCTTGCGCCTGCTGACAGATCAACCCAATGTGCTTTACGCCTTTGATACAGACGGAGCCGAGGGAAGTCTCAACATAGATGATGGCTTTAGCCTGAGCGAAAAATGGACTGCCCTCAACAATGCGCGCAACACTGCCGGTGGCGCTGGAGGCAATGACATTGCGCAACTGCTCAGTGTCGGCATCAATAATTTAGAGCCTGGGCAGACAAGTATTGTTGCGTTTGCCCTCCTAGCCGGAGACAACCTCACCGATTTACAAATGGTAGCCGATACCGCATTGGGGCGCTACCAGCAAGCCCGCCGTAGCCCTGTGCCCAATATCGATACCCTGATTATGGTCTGTGTGGGGACAAGCCTCAACCTCTCACCTACCAATGGAAGCCGCTTTAGGTTTTACACACAGCTTCCTCCGGCCAGCCCTTTGGCTACAGGGAAAACATTGTTTATCAATAACTTAAAAACTGCACAAACCTACTATATCACCAACATAGACTCTCTGTATGAGAGCACGCCCATCAGGGTGCGGATAGTGCCTTTGCCATACACACATACGATGGTAGCACCTGATACTTTTGACCTCTCCTCCGGCCAGCCGTTGCACTTGGTCGCAGAGAGTGCAGAGGCGGTCAGTTTTTTATGGGATTTTGGCAATGGCCAAACAGCCCCTGTCGCACAGCCCCTGCCTCCCAATTATGTACCGGGAACATATACCTTACAATTGACTACCCAAAACGCCCAAGGCTGTCGCCATACTAGCACCAAGACCTTAGTGGTGTTGGACTGTGCCAATAGCCGCGCAAGCTTTATTGCTGACCCGCCTTTCTTGGATTTGAGGACTGGGCAGACAGCCATTTTCAGAGGGACTACACCACAGGCCGCCGCTTGGTTCTGGAATTTGGGAGCAGGGCAAACCAGCACTGCCGCCCAAGCGTCTCGCAGCTTTGTGTTTGCCGGAATTTACCCTATTTATTTACAAACCATTACTCCTAACGGCTGCCGTACAGATACTACCCTGATGTATGAAGTACGCGACCGAGACCCGCTCACAAGTATCGAACAACGCCTAGAAGAAGAATTGAGAATATACCCCAACCCATCGCAAGGGCAGGTATGGGTAGAGATTCCTGAGTTACCACAAACTTATGAGTGGATATTGTATCGCATAGACGGTACGGCTTTTGCCACACAAACATCACAAGGGGGAGCCGCTGGTGTTTGGTATTGGGAACGCTTGCCCAAGGGTACATACGTACTGCTCATTCGATGGCCGGAGGGGCAGTGGGTACAAAAGCTAATGGTCAGGTAA
- a CDS encoding coiled-coil domain-containing protein codes for MLAQKTDIVHRVCQYLTIPQNWGVEQKQEEHLKQSITLCNLMNWLIIHVNTAYLLVDFYRIGNLYRSGTTFAIISFSIIALALSKYGYQFIARFLSAFIFASFVFVYGVIIKFYMSPPMLIHYLSPRIPLIMCVFFPFMFLSYRFERWAFFCTFLLNVLFVVAYDPIHYLLGINMEQFGLHLDYAHLMTQNSISFLIIISFAFIYFKMVNQQYQRQITSLYEEVQQQNEEIQAQNQALAGTQEELSTINNQLEALVQQRTQKIEEQNQQLQEYAFWNAHKLRAPVATILGLYYLLTLKEYQTEEAIEEIYIKIEKSVKDLDEVVQEIQKKIENRDTRFR; via the coding sequence ATGCTGGCTCAGAAGACAGACATCGTTCACAGGGTATGCCAATACCTCACTATTCCCCAAAACTGGGGGGTCGAGCAGAAGCAAGAGGAACACCTCAAGCAGAGTATCACGCTGTGTAACTTGATGAACTGGCTTATTATTCACGTCAATACCGCCTATTTGTTGGTAGACTTTTATCGGATAGGCAATCTATATCGTTCGGGCACCACATTTGCCATCATCAGCTTTTCAATCATCGCCTTGGCCTTGAGTAAGTACGGCTATCAGTTCATAGCTCGCTTTTTGAGCGCCTTTATTTTTGCTTCTTTTGTATTTGTATATGGGGTCATCATCAAGTTTTATATGAGCCCACCAATGCTGATTCACTACCTCTCGCCGCGCATTCCGTTGATTATGTGTGTGTTTTTCCCTTTTATGTTCTTGAGCTATCGATTTGAGCGCTGGGCTTTTTTTTGCACCTTCTTGCTCAATGTCTTGTTTGTGGTAGCTTATGACCCTATTCATTACCTTCTGGGAATCAATATGGAGCAATTTGGGCTACACCTAGATTATGCGCACTTGATGACCCAAAACTCTATCTCCTTTCTAATCATCATCTCGTTTGCTTTTATATATTTCAAGATGGTCAATCAGCAGTACCAACGTCAAATAACTTCGCTATACGAAGAGGTACAGCAGCAAAACGAAGAAATTCAGGCTCAAAACCAAGCCCTCGCCGGCACACAAGAAGAGCTGAGCACCATCAACAACCAATTAGAGGCACTTGTACAACAGCGAACGCAAAAAATAGAAGAGCAAAACCAACAATTACAAGAGTATGCTTTTTGGAATGCCCACAAACTCCGCGCTCCCGTAGCGACTATTTTGGGCTTGTATTATTTGCTTACACTCAAAGAATATCAAACCGAAGAGGCTATCGAAGAGATATACATCAAAATAGAAAAAAGCGTCAAGGACTTGGATGAAGTTGTGCAGGAAATACAGAAAAAGATAGAAAACAGGGATACTCGGTTCAGATAA
- a CDS encoding RNA polymerase sigma factor, translating to MATLDFTSINAVSKSLKPFALKLTKDSEEANDLLQETLLKAFTNRDKFTEGTNLKAWLYTIMKNTFITNYQRLVRRNTFIDTTDNMHYINSSDSVTQNDAYATFAMDDIQGAIDSLDEAYRVPFMMHYRGFKYHEIAEKLQIPIGTVKNRIHIARKELKASLAQYA from the coding sequence ATGGCAACTTTAGATTTCACTTCCATCAATGCCGTTTCGAAGAGCTTGAAGCCTTTCGCTTTAAAGCTAACCAAGGACTCCGAAGAGGCGAATGATCTGCTACAAGAAACGCTCCTCAAAGCGTTTACCAATCGCGATAAATTTACAGAAGGAACCAACCTGAAAGCGTGGCTATACACGATTATGAAAAACACCTTCATCACCAATTATCAGCGCTTGGTACGTCGTAATACTTTTATCGATACTACTGACAATATGCACTACATCAACTCTAGCGACAGCGTTACACAAAATGATGCCTACGCTACCTTTGCGATGGACGATATTCAAGGGGCTATCGATTCGCTAGATGAGGCATACCGTGTGCCCTTTATGATGCACTATCGCGGCTTCAAGTACCACGAGATTGCTGAGAAGCTGCAAATCCCTATCGGTACTGTCAAAAACCGCATCCACATCGCCCGAAAGGAATTGAAGGCGTCTCTCGCACAATACGCATAA
- a CDS encoding patatin-like phospholipase family protein, whose amino-acid sequence MYKTIDLALQGGGSHGAFTWGVLERLLEVRSLVIEGVCGTSAGAMNATIMAYGLHTGGRPGAIKLLGKFWKRIADANQFSLLRPGWVDLWLSNGRMDYSPYYYASDFFTQLFSPYQFNPLDYNPLKDLLEEFVDFEVLRGSDAMKLFICATNVRTARAKIFDNSELSAEAVLASACLPHLFKAIEIDGEAYWDGGYMGNPPIYPLIDNTETEDIMLVQINPIYIKNIPRTAVEIRDRVNTLSFNASLMHEMRRINFIQKNLHLGLSTHDKLRNLFIHLISPEEEMDGLGISSKYNTRWEFLLRLRQLGRKMADQWLEKNYDKLGQESTCNIQDIFL is encoded by the coding sequence ATGTACAAAACTATTGACTTAGCCCTCCAAGGTGGAGGCTCTCACGGCGCTTTTACTTGGGGTGTATTGGAGCGCCTGCTCGAAGTGCGCAGCCTCGTTATTGAGGGTGTTTGTGGAACAAGCGCTGGCGCTATGAACGCCACCATTATGGCCTATGGCCTCCATACCGGCGGTAGGCCGGGCGCTATCAAGTTACTGGGCAAATTCTGGAAACGGATTGCAGATGCCAATCAATTCTCACTCCTCAGACCCGGATGGGTAGACTTATGGCTTAGCAATGGCCGAATGGACTATTCGCCCTACTATTATGCGTCTGACTTTTTTACGCAGCTGTTCTCGCCCTATCAATTCAACCCCCTTGACTACAACCCGCTCAAAGACCTACTCGAAGAATTTGTGGACTTTGAGGTATTGCGTGGTAGCGATGCGATGAAACTCTTTATCTGCGCAACCAATGTCCGTACAGCTCGCGCCAAGATATTTGACAACAGCGAACTCAGCGCTGAGGCTGTGCTGGCTTCGGCCTGCCTACCACACCTTTTCAAAGCTATCGAAATTGATGGAGAGGCTTATTGGGATGGTGGCTATATGGGAAACCCTCCTATCTATCCGTTGATAGACAATACCGAAACAGAAGATATTATGTTGGTGCAAATCAACCCAATTTATATCAAAAACATCCCCCGAACGGCTGTCGAAATTCGTGACCGTGTCAATACGCTCAGTTTCAATGCCAGTCTGATGCACGAGATGAGACGCATCAATTTTATTCAAAAAAACTTACACTTAGGCCTGAGCACACACGACAAGTTGCGCAACTTGTTCATACATCTCATCAGCCCTGAAGAAGAAATGGACGGCCTAGGCATCTCCAGCAAATACAACACCCGGTGGGAGTTTTTATTGCGTCTGCGGCAATTGGGTCGAAAAATGGCTGACCAGTGGCTCGAAAAAAACTATGACAAGCTGGGGCAAGAGTCTACTTGTAATATTCAGGATATCTTTTTGTAG
- a CDS encoding phytoene desaturase family protein — translation MANISSTNGTIKDNNTALNQNPHYGKRRPTQQRGKKVCVIGAGFAGIAAATSLAQEGYQVTVLEKNSGPGGRARVFDTDGFVFDMGPSWYWMPDVFEAYFAKFGAKPSDYYELIRLDPSYQVVFGQYDTLPIPADMAEFEQMLESLEPGSSLQLRKFLAQAAYKYQVGINDLVYKPSRSVLEFADMRLLLALFRMDVFQSFHKHIRRYFKHPKILQLMEFPILFLGALPQNTPALYSLMNYADIQLGTWYPKGGMHKIVEGMVRLAEEFGVEFAYNQDVQRIEVQGRMARAIHTQERSWEADIVVAGADYHHVEQNLLPESHRRYSAKYWDSRVMAPSSLLFYLGVNRRIPKLLHHNLFFDVPFEKHARQIYTTPQWPEEPLFYASCPSKTDPTVAPNGQENLFLLVPLAHSLQDPEETREKYYHIIMDRLEAYTSIDIRSSVVYKRSYAHSDFVSDYNAYKGNAYGLANTLMQTAILKPGLKNKKVQNLYFTGQLTVPGPGVPPSLISGQVVAKEIVKEFK, via the coding sequence ATGGCCAATATTTCATCTACCAACGGCACTATCAAGGATAATAATACAGCCCTCAACCAAAACCCTCATTATGGCAAGCGCCGCCCCACCCAACAACGGGGCAAAAAAGTGTGCGTTATTGGAGCGGGGTTCGCAGGCATTGCTGCCGCCACTAGTTTGGCCCAAGAAGGGTATCAAGTAACGGTATTAGAAAAAAACAGTGGCCCCGGGGGGCGTGCCCGTGTGTTTGATACCGATGGCTTCGTGTTCGATATGGGCCCCAGCTGGTATTGGATGCCCGATGTTTTTGAGGCCTACTTTGCCAAATTTGGCGCAAAGCCTTCTGATTATTACGAACTAATCCGGCTAGATCCTTCCTATCAGGTAGTTTTTGGCCAATACGATACCCTTCCCATCCCGGCAGATATGGCAGAGTTTGAGCAAATGCTCGAATCACTAGAGCCGGGCAGCAGCCTACAACTGCGTAAGTTTTTGGCACAGGCCGCCTACAAATACCAAGTAGGTATCAACGACTTGGTCTACAAACCAAGCCGCTCTGTGTTGGAGTTTGCGGATATGCGCCTGCTCTTGGCGCTTTTTCGGATGGATGTGTTCCAGTCATTCCACAAACACATTCGTCGCTATTTCAAACACCCCAAGATACTCCAACTGATGGAGTTCCCGATTTTGTTTTTGGGAGCATTGCCCCAAAATACCCCCGCGCTTTATAGCCTGATGAACTATGCCGACATCCAGCTCGGTACATGGTATCCTAAAGGCGGGATGCACAAAATAGTAGAAGGGATGGTGCGCTTGGCCGAAGAGTTTGGCGTTGAGTTTGCCTATAACCAAGATGTACAGCGCATAGAGGTACAAGGCCGTATGGCGCGTGCCATACATACCCAAGAACGTAGCTGGGAGGCCGATATCGTTGTGGCTGGGGCTGACTATCACCACGTAGAGCAAAACCTGCTACCTGAATCACACCGCCGATACAGTGCCAAATATTGGGACAGCCGCGTGATGGCTCCTTCCAGCTTGCTCTTCTATCTTGGCGTTAACCGTCGCATTCCCAAGCTGTTGCATCACAATCTCTTTTTTGATGTGCCTTTTGAGAAGCACGCCCGCCAAATTTATACTACGCCTCAATGGCCCGAAGAACCGCTCTTCTATGCCTCTTGCCCCTCCAAAACAGACCCTACGGTAGCGCCTAACGGTCAAGAAAACCTTTTCTTGCTGGTGCCCCTAGCCCACAGCCTGCAAGACCCCGAAGAAACGCGTGAAAAATATTACCACATCATTATGGATAGGCTCGAAGCCTACACAAGCATCGATATCCGCTCGTCGGTGGTATATAAACGTAGCTATGCCCACAGCGACTTTGTCAGTGATTATAATGCCTACAAAGGCAATGCTTATGGCTTGGCCAATACCCTGATGCAAACGGCCATTCTCAAACCGGGGCTTAAAAATAAGAAAGTTCAGAACCTTTACTTTACCGGTCAGCTCACCGTTCCCGGGCCTGGCGTTCCGCCTTCGCTTATCTCCGGGCAGGTAGTGGCCAAAGAGATTGTAAAGGAGTTTAAATAA
- a CDS encoding lipoate--protein ligase, translated as MQLIDNEGHQDPRINLALEEYAVRNFDPDQEYVLFYVNQPSLIIGKHQNTIEEINADYVSEHEITVVRRISGGGTVYHDLGNLNFSFMTPFDAQKVNNFAHFTAPIVRALQALGIEAEMTGRNDIVTADGRKISGNAQFSTSQKMFSHGTLLFNSDMSRLGQALRVRPDKIESKGIKSVRSRVANILSLLPKPMSLGEFKTHISRHIFEADTPPLRRLTPQEWKEVHALAHSKYFTWEWNYGKSPAFNIQKTHRFDFGQIDARLHIKNGKITNLKFYGDFLSIGNLAEVEHSLTDCSYNADALAQALAYIDLEHYFGPIKVDEFVRFLC; from the coding sequence ATGCAACTCATCGACAACGAAGGCCACCAAGACCCCCGAATCAATCTAGCCTTGGAAGAGTATGCCGTTCGTAATTTTGACCCAGACCAAGAGTATGTGCTCTTTTATGTCAACCAACCATCGCTGATTATCGGCAAACACCAAAATACCATCGAAGAAATCAATGCCGATTATGTATCTGAGCACGAAATCACCGTGGTAAGGCGTATTTCGGGCGGGGGAACGGTCTATCACGATTTGGGTAACCTCAATTTTAGCTTTATGACCCCCTTCGATGCACAGAAGGTCAATAACTTTGCTCACTTTACTGCCCCTATTGTGCGCGCATTGCAGGCGCTAGGTATAGAGGCCGAAATGACTGGTCGCAATGATATTGTTACGGCTGATGGCCGTAAAATATCGGGCAATGCGCAGTTTTCGACCAGCCAGAAGATGTTTAGCCACGGAACCCTGCTCTTCAACTCTGATATGAGCCGCCTAGGGCAAGCACTGCGGGTGCGCCCAGATAAGATAGAGTCAAAAGGCATCAAATCGGTACGTAGCCGTGTAGCCAATATCTTATCGCTCCTACCCAAACCAATGAGCCTAGGGGAGTTTAAGACGCATATCAGCCGTCATATTTTTGAAGCAGACACCCCCCCTTTGCGCCGCCTAACCCCCCAAGAATGGAAGGAAGTACACGCCCTAGCGCATAGCAAATACTTTACTTGGGAGTGGAACTATGGCAAATCGCCAGCGTTCAATATTCAAAAAACACACCGCTTTGACTTTGGCCAAATTGATGCCCGCCTACACATCAAAAACGGTAAAATAACCAACCTCAAGTTTTATGGTGACTTTCTCAGTATTGGTAACTTGGCCGAAGTTGAGCACTCCCTGACAGACTGTAGCTACAATGCCGATGCGCTAGCACAGGCTCTGGCCTACATAGACCTAGAGCACTACTTCGGCCCTATCAAAGTCGATGAGTTTGTGCGCTTTTTGTGCTAA
- a CDS encoding NAD(P)H-dependent glycerol-3-phosphate dehydrogenase → MTHLHNAPIAVVGGGSWATALVKILSEQAGAVHWWLRDTEALTHIQQQGRNPSYLSAVTIDTHKVLLFSDLKQAVSQAAAVIVAVPAAFVEAALAPLVAEDLAGKVLISAVKGVVPARHQLVTSYLQSALGVPFAQQAVIAGPCHAEEVALEKQSYLTIAAATPAIAEAVAQRLSCAYIKATPHHDWEGIEYAAVMKNIIALACGIAHGHGYGDNFQAVLVSNAMQEIAAFLQAISPTETRNLSTSAYLGDLLVTAYSQFSRNRTFGNMIGRGYTVQSAQVELGMIAEGYYAVQSIQHLRQPLDVMMPITEMVYGVLYERRPVKEAMQHLAQQLY, encoded by the coding sequence ATGACACATTTACACAATGCACCCATTGCGGTGGTTGGTGGAGGGAGTTGGGCTACTGCCTTGGTAAAGATTTTGAGTGAGCAGGCGGGCGCAGTACATTGGTGGTTGCGCGATACCGAAGCCCTCACACACATCCAACAACAGGGGCGTAACCCTTCGTATTTGAGCGCAGTAACGATTGATACACATAAAGTTTTGTTATTCAGCGACCTAAAACAGGCCGTCAGCCAAGCGGCGGCAGTGATAGTAGCGGTGCCGGCGGCCTTTGTGGAGGCGGCTTTAGCCCCCCTTGTAGCAGAAGATTTGGCGGGCAAGGTGCTCATCTCTGCGGTCAAGGGGGTGGTTCCGGCACGACACCAGCTCGTAACCAGCTACCTACAGAGTGCCTTGGGTGTACCATTTGCGCAACAGGCCGTGATTGCAGGTCCTTGTCACGCCGAGGAGGTGGCTCTTGAAAAACAATCATACCTGACCATTGCCGCTGCCACGCCGGCCATAGCCGAGGCAGTAGCCCAGCGCCTGAGCTGTGCCTATATCAAGGCGACTCCACACCACGACTGGGAGGGGATAGAGTATGCTGCGGTGATGAAAAATATCATTGCCTTGGCCTGTGGTATCGCCCATGGACACGGCTATGGCGACAACTTTCAGGCCGTTCTTGTCAGCAATGCGATGCAAGAAATAGCGGCGTTTCTACAGGCTATCAGCCCGACAGAGACGCGCAACTTGAGCACTTCAGCCTACCTAGGCGACTTACTCGTAACGGCCTACTCGCAGTTTAGTCGTAACCGTACGTTTGGCAATATGATTGGCAGGGGCTATACCGTACAATCGGCTCAGGTGGAGCTAGGAATGATTGCCGAAGGCTACTATGCCGTACAAAGCATACAGCATCTGCGCCAGCCCTTAGACGTGATGATGCCCATTACGGAGATGGTCTATGGGGTACTCTACGAGCGCCGCCCCGTAAAGGAGGCTATGCAACACCTAGCACAACAACTATACTGA
- a CDS encoding UbiA family prenyltransferase codes for MLTRATLLHLRIPFSFFLMPVYFFAIAVAAVPRIPEALWAFLILHLLVYPASNGYNSYYDKDEGSIGGLEHPPQVSKQLLYTAQVMDALAIALAIIMVDWRFGVGVLIYILVSRAYSYDKIRLKKYPLASWLVIGLFQGAWIILIVAQAVGKYSLSDLLWYSPRVTGAAVLSCWMLWASYPMTQVYQHDEDARRGDLTISRLLGIRGTFAFVGLGLGLVGLAFVAYFIRYYHWHVALLFVGFMSPLLGYYAYWFRAVIADAAAANYKSAMRFNLLSGLCMNLFFFVLVVWRHL; via the coding sequence ATGCTCACACGCGCCACTTTGCTGCACTTGCGCATCCCGTTTTCCTTTTTCTTGATGCCAGTGTATTTTTTCGCCATAGCAGTGGCGGCTGTCCCGCGTATCCCCGAGGCGCTTTGGGCGTTTCTTATCTTGCATCTTCTAGTCTATCCGGCCAGCAATGGTTATAATTCTTATTATGATAAAGATGAAGGCAGTATTGGAGGGTTAGAGCACCCTCCTCAAGTCAGCAAACAATTACTCTACACTGCTCAGGTGATGGATGCTTTGGCCATAGCCTTGGCCATCATAATGGTAGATTGGCGGTTTGGGGTTGGGGTATTGATATACATCTTGGTATCAAGAGCATATAGCTATGACAAAATCCGCCTCAAAAAGTATCCCTTGGCTAGTTGGTTAGTAATCGGCCTCTTTCAAGGGGCTTGGATTATCTTGATTGTCGCTCAGGCAGTAGGCAAATACAGTCTGAGTGATTTGCTTTGGTATAGCCCCCGAGTTACGGGAGCGGCAGTATTGAGTTGTTGGATGCTTTGGGCATCATACCCAATGACCCAAGTCTACCAACACGACGAAGACGCACGCCGTGGAGACCTGACCATTAGCCGCTTGTTGGGCATACGCGGCACATTTGCCTTTGTGGGCTTAGGTTTGGGGCTTGTGGGGTTGGCCTTTGTGGCATATTTCATCAGGTATTACCATTGGCATGTAGCGTTGTTGTTTGTAGGTTTTATGTCTCCGTTGTTGGGGTATTATGCCTATTGGTTTCGGGCAGTAATAGCAGATGCGGCGGCGGCCAATTACAAATCAGCGATGCGTTTCAACTTACTTTCGGGCTTGTGTATGAATCTGTTTTTCTTTGTCTTAGTTGTTTGGAGGCACCTGTGA